The Desulfonatronum sp. SC1 DNA segment GCACCCGCCAGAGCTCCCTGGTATCGATGACCAGCCGCTCCTGCCCGGATTCATGATCCCGGAGCAAATCGAGCAGCACATGCGCGGCTTTGCGGTCGAACTCGCCGCGGGCCTTGATCCGCAGTTCTCCGGAGATCAGCTCCGTGGAGACGGAAAAGTCGTGGGACATGGTGCGTTATCCAGTGCTTCGGAATCAGCGTCCAGCAGCGCTTCCATGAGGCGTTTACGTAGTGTTTCAAGCTGCTTGGAGCGAAAACTGCGCTTGCTCTGCTCCAGAACCAGAATCGCCTCGCGAATGGCTCCTTCCAGATGCTTCTCTCGGTGATAGTCACAAAGGTAACAAGACTGACCATCAATATCAATACTTGCTTGTAGTATGGTCAGTTTCGCCAGGATGCGTCCCTGGTCGTCGACCTTCTTGTGCAGTTCCGTGATGCTCTCGTTCAGGGAACCGATAACTGAAGATTTGTCCATGCTTTTGATCTAACTAAATGGTGAGTTTGAGGAATCACGGTTCGTCGTGAGCCGAGCCGAACATTACACCGTCAATCTTTCATGCAGCTCACGCAGAACATCCACGACGCGGTCCTCGTTGCCGGTGAACAGTTCATTTAACAAGGCCGGAGCGACGCGCTCCGGATCGTACTCGATGATCACGGACAGGGCCATGACGTTGACCCGAACGGAAAGCACGCCCGGCGGCAGTTCCGAGTGCGACGCGGTCAACTCCCGAACCTCGGGCCGGGATACCAGGGCCGGACTGAAAAACAGTCGGATGCGTCCGGGAATATGGTGCTTGATGGTCAGGTAATGACGAAGTCCGGCAAGATCGGATAGCTGCATTTTTTCAGTTCTTGTTTTTTTGGTTCTTGGTTCGACGTTCTTCGTTAGACGTTTTTGGTTCTTCGTTCCTGGTTCGACGTTCGTTGCTGTTACCCGGTTGAACCTGACTGACCCGCCCTTTGCTCTCACGGAGAAAAGTGGCGCAAAACCGGATCCTCCGCGTCATTCCCAACAAAGAACGAAGAACCAGGAACGGCTAACGAAGAACACCGTACCCAGAACGTCCCTTACGCCAGCACCCGCTTCCGATACCCGTAAAGATGGTAACTCAGGAATCCGAGAAACATTGCGCCGGTGAAGATGTGCCCATCTTCCCTATCAATGAGGGCGAAAAGCATTGCCAGGCCGAGGCTGGAGAGCATGCCTCGCTTGGCAATGGTCATGTTGGCGGCCTTGTTCGACGCCTTGGGCGTAGATTTGGGCTCCAGGGCGGCGTCAGAGCCGGGGACTTTCTTCAGGGCCTTGTGCAGCGCGGCCTCGACCTTGGGATCGTCCATGTAATGGATCAACAGGCTTCCGGTACGTGGGTTGTGTTGAACATCGAAAACGCCACCCAGTTTGGCGACGGACTCGGTCAAACGGTGTAACGCGGTCTGATCCTCGGTTCGAATCCGGAGTCTTCCGGGAATGGAGCTGACGTACATCGTGACTGCCTCCTTTGGTAGCGGTTTTCGCGAAACACACCCCTTGGGGCACGAGCGCGCCGTGCCCCTACCGCATACCGTCATCGTAGGGGCGCAGACTGTTCACCGTGACCAAGATGGTCGCCAGATTGTGGACCAAGGCCGATACAGCGGGCGAAATCCGCCCGGCCAATCCGAGCAGCACAAGAGCACCGTTGATGCCCACGGCCGCCGAATAGTTCCAGCGCAGCCGGGACATGGCCCGGGACGAGATGGCCCTGGCGGTGAGAATGCCGTCCAGGTCGGCGTTGGTCAACAAGACGTCGCAAACTTCATGGGCGATGTCCGCCCCGGACTTCATGGAAACGCCCACGTCCGCCGCGGACAGGGCCGGGGTGTCGTTGATCCCGTCACCGACCATGGCCACCACGTGGCCTGAGGAACGCAGATCTTGAACAATGCGGACCTTGTCCTCGGGCAGCAACTGGGAATGAAATTCGTCGATGTTCAGCCGTCGGGACACGCTGGCCGCACTCTCCTCGCCATCTCCGGTGAGCATCAAGACCCGCTTGACGCCGCCCTGACGCAGCAGTTGCAGAAACAGGCCCGCGTCACGGCGTACCGGGTCCTCCAAAAGAATGACCCCGGCCAAGTCCTGCCCCATACCCACGTAGAGCACGGAACAGCCCTGCTCCGCGGCCCGGGCCACGGCATCCGCGGCCCGGGCCAAATCGATTTTGCCGTGCTCCTGGAGAAAATGGCGACTGCCGACCAGGACACGTTGCCCCTTGAGTTTGGAGGCTATCCCGTGGGCAAGAATATACTCCAGTTCAGCATGTTCTTCCTTGTGGGACAAGCCTTCCCGATCCGCCATGGTCACCACGGCCCGGGCCAGGGGATGCGGGAAGTGCTCCTCCAGACAGGCCGCGACGCGCAAGACTTCGCGGGCTTCATGACCATTGAAGGGGATTACCTCCAGGCCCTGGGGATGGGCCTCGGTCAGGGTCCCGGTCTTGTCGAAAACATACGTGTCGGCTTGGTCGAGTTTTTCCAAAAACCTACCGCCCTTGATCAGCACGCCCTTGGTGGAAGCCTCGCGCATGGCTGCAAGCATGGTCAGGGGCGTGGAAAGCTTGATGGCGCAGGAAAAATCCACCAGCAGCACGGACACGGCCCGGTTCAGATTCCGGGTCAGAAACCAGGTCAACAGACTCAAGCCCAGGGTCAGCGGCACGACCCGGTCGGCCCATTGTTCGGCTCGGGCCTGCAAGCCGGCCTTGAGCCGCTCGGACTGTTCCAGAATCTTGACGATCTTGTGTACCCGTGTAGCGTCGCCCACCTGATCGGCCCGGATGACGATGGTCCCCTCCTCCACGGCGGTCCCGGCAAAAACCGAAATACCCAGGCCCTTGGCCACGGCCAAGGGTTCTCCGGTCAACGATGCCTGGTTGACCATGGCTTCGCCCTCCACCACCACGCCGTCCACGGCGATCCGCGATCCGGCCTGGACAACCACCAAATCGCCAGCGCGGACCTTTTCCAGAGGCCGCTCCTCCATCTGGTCGCCGTTTTTGACCCAGACCGTGGGCGGCAAGTGCAGCAGGTCCTGGGCCAGTTGGTCACGGGAGCGCTTGCGGGTCCATTGCTCCAGAAATTCGCCCAGGGACAAGAGCGTGGTGATGATCATCACCGAGCGCAAATCCCGACGGGCCAGGGAAATGCCGATGGCCAGGCCATCCAGCACGTCGATGTTCAACCGCCCGCGCAACAGGGATGCAAGCCCCTTGAGCAGAAACGGCAGGGCACGACGAGCGGCCATGATCAACCGAACCCAGGGCGGCAGGAAGGGGCGTAACAACAGTCCGGGAAAGGCCAGGGTGCGCAGGAAAGAGGGTTGGTCTGGCGCATCCTCGGCGGTCATGTCCATGGCCGACCGAGCGGAAGACGGTTGCGGCGTCTCGCTCAGTTCGCGCAAGGCCAAGCCTTGATCCAGAAACAAGCTTAACAGTCTTTCCAAGGCGACGCTTTCGTCATGAAAAACCAGAATACTGCCCGTACGTGAAGATATCCGCGTTTCCCGCACCCCGTGATGACCGATCAGGCCGCGCTGGATCATGTCCATGGTGGCCTGGTCCGGAACGTGATCAAGGCGGAGTCGAAACCGGCCGGGCAAGGCGTGGACGAGTACGACGAGCAAGCGTTTTGGAGGTCTGCCCATGGGGAAATCCTGAGATAGTGAGGTTTAGGAGTCAGGAGTCAGAAAGAAAATTCAAAATCATGAGGTCACCCTGGCCGCAAGACGACCAGGGTGGATGATGATTATTTGGATTTTTCCTGCGCCACGGCGACAGGTTTGGCCTGCTTGGCCTCGGCCACCAAATCCTCCACGTTTTCCTTGGCCTTTTCCAGGGACGTCATCATCTTGTCCTTTACGGCTAGACCTTGGGCCAAGGTGCCCACCACCGCCCCCCGCAAGGGGCTGTCCTGCCGAGCCATGAGGCTGGCCCCGGCCGCGCCGATCACGACACCGGCTAGCAACCACAATCCACTTCGCATCATTTCGTTCATTTCGCACCTCCCGGGTTATCCTATACAAACCATAACACATCGAATTTTTGGACACTTACAAAAAAAAACGCTCCCAGCGCAACCAGAAACAACAACCGCCCCGACTCCATCACCCCACGTGATGGATGATGAAGCCGGGGCGCTTCAGGAGGGGGCTTACGGGATATCCGTGACCTGAATCCAAAGCACGGCTTCCTGGACCAATTCCTTGCCTTCGTGCTCCAGTTCGACCACGTCAGGCACGGCGATGCCCCACCAGCCGGCCTTGGGCAGACCGATGGTGAATTCACCCTTGTCGTTGGCCAGGACGGTCATGGTTTCAAAAGCCGGATGCGGAGCCTCGATCTTGGGCTCGCCGACAAAGGCGTTGCCGGCCATGTCCACGTCCACGTTCAGGTACTCGATCTCGACCTCGATGTTCGGAACCGGCTCGCCATTGGACATGACCACGCCGGTGAACACTCCGCCGGTCCAATTGGCGTAGGGCTTGTTCCGAGGCACGATCTCGGCGGGCAAACCCAAAGGCTCATGCCAGTTGCCGGGCATGCCGCCCACGTTCATGATCATCTTGGTGAACTGTTGGATGTATCCTTCATCGGCCTTTTCATAGTAGGGAGTCGGAACCAGCACGAAAACATAGTCGCCCATGGAGCGGACCACGCGAGCCGGAAGAGTGGCGTCAAAAGCCTTGCCCGCGGCGTCGCCCAGCCCCTTCCAGGTGATCTCCGAGAGATATTCCTTCAGGTCGGTCTTCTGGGGTTCACCTTCCTCGCCGCGCTGATGTACCATGTAGAACTCCTGGACCGGGTCCATGTCCATGATATGATCACCCTCAAAAGGATGGGTGAAGACCAGCTTCATGCTCATCTCTCCACCCTGGTTCAAAGCGCTTTCCGGAGTGTAGAGCATTTGAAAATGGGCCAGGGCCGGGGCGCTCAGGAACAGGGTCAACAATCCGGCAAGTAACAAACCACGTTTCATTTCTTCCTCCATTTCAGGTTTACACAATGTTAAAAATAACAATCCTTCTCATATTGACCAAATGAAAAATCGAGCCAAAACAGACATCGCGGCTCGAACATTTCCTACTCGAAAATCTGCGAACCAGGGATCAAAATGTCATGCCCCTCGCCGCCGTCGAACAGCACGGAATACTCGTCCTCGGGCTTGTCGAACTCCACATCGCTGTTTCCGGACAATTGGAGAGACAAAATCACCTCTCCGGATGCGTCCTTGACAATGATCGGAACCCCGGCGGCACTGGAACCGTCGGAAAACCCGCCTTCGCAGTAGATGGTCCCGTCGGCGTTGTCGAAGCAGGAGAACAGCGGCGTATGCGCCGAAACCGTTCCCGCGACCGTCAGAAATCCCACCAAAACAAACAAAATCAATCCGCGTCGCAACATGTCAGTATCCTCCACTATTAAAAACTGGTTTAAAGGTTTTTGCTAACCACCCCTGGCCCCTCCCAAGAGGAGAATGGGAGATGAGGGATGAAACCTGAGACCTGAGAAACGTTCTTGGTTCCTTGTTCTTCGTTCATCGCTGAAAAAATGATACTCTTGTAAAAATTTAAACGTGAACCTGAATTCCCGTCACCCTTCGGTCCAATCCCCTCCTGGGAGGGGTCAGGGGTGGGTTCCCTCAGGTCTCAGGTTTCACCCCTCATCCCTTTATCTCATCCTTCAGCTCTTTCTCCTTCTCTTTCCCCTCCCCCCGCAAATCCCCGATCCCATCCTGACTCGGCAACTTCAGGGCCGACGGACAAGAATCGCAGGAGCACCCTTTCCTTCTGAAAAACGTTTTCCAAATATAAAAGACAGCCCAAGCCAACAGAACTCCCAGAATCAGGTATTCCCAGAGCATGATCAGACCTCCTTGGCACGAGTGAGAGCGGCTTTGGGCTCTTTCCAGGCCGGATCAGGCAGAAAGGACAGGCCGATGGCCGTGCCCAGGGCCAGGAAGTAGAACCCGACCATGGCCTGGATGCCGCTCAGGCCGAGCCAGGTGCTGATGGTGAACACCCCGCTGGCCACGGCCAGACCGAATACCGTTGGGAAGATGATTGAGAAGAACATCCATTTGTAGGAACCGGTCTGAACCTTGACCATGATCGTGGTGGCAAGGCAAGGCGGGTACAAGGCGAAAAAGAGAATCAGGGCAAAAGCATGCAGAGGGGTGAACCCGGTGGCTTCACCAGACCTCTCCATACGCTCTTCCAGGGACAACGACTCGTCGGCGCCTTCCTGGAACAAGACGCCCAGTGTGGCCACGCTGGATTCCCGGGCCGCGAAGGAACTGATCAGGGCCACGTTGATCTTCCAGTCGAACCCGGCATACTGCGTCACTGGCTCCAGGGCCCGGCCCACGGTGCCGAAGTAACTGTAGACAATGGTTTCCTCGCGGATGGCCGTGCGCAGATTGGATCGTTCGGAGGACAAACCGCGCAGATGCCGGCTGATGGTGCGGGCATCCGCGTCCCTGGGGCGCAGCAAGGGGAAGATCTCAGGATGCAGGGCTTCGTAGCGGTCGTCCACGGCGGAAGAGGCCTCCTGGGTGGAAGCTGCCAGCTTGGCCTCGCGGTAGGTGTTGGCGATGTTCAGCAGGTTGAGCACGGCTTGGTCGTCGGCAAGAATCTCCGCGTAGGGCGTCTCCTGGATGTTCCCGCGAAAGGTGGCGATGGCCTCGTCCATGCGGGCGTCGAAATAGGACATGCGTTCCTCCGGCAGACCGGGAAACTGCAAAAGGACATAGACCACAACGGCCACGGCCACCACGATGGTCCCCACCTTTTTGATGTAGACCCAGGTCCGATCAACGGCGCGGCGCAGCACGCCCATCAGCGTGGGCATGTGGTAGTTGGGCATCTCCATGACGAACGGGGCCGTTTCCCGACCGCGCAGGATGGTCGAGGTGAGCAGCTTGGCGATGATCATGGCCATGATGATGGTGATCGTGGAGATGAACAGCATCAGGTAAGATTTATAGGCCGCGAAATAGATGGAGACCAACAGGGTGTACAGGGGAATTTTGGCCAGGCAGTTCATGTACGGAACGGTTAGAATCGTGGCCAATCGAGAACGCTCGTCCGGAATGCCCTTGGTGGCCATGATCCCGGGCACGGCGCAGCCGCCTGTGAACACCCCTCCCAGAATGAACGGCAGGGTGGACTGGCCGTGCAGGCCGAAACTCTGAAAGACCCGATCCAGGATGAAGGCGATCCGGGCCATGTATCCGGAGTCTTCCAGGATCGCGATCAGGGCGAAGAGAATCAGGAAGATGGGCACATAGTTGAGCAGGGTGTTTACGCTGTCCACCATCCACAGGGACATGGAGCGGAGGATGGTATCGTGGAGCAGCCCGGGGTCGGGCAGGAGTCCGGCAACGACGGTCCGCACCCAGGCCAGGGCGGGCCAGGTCAGGAAGGTCAGCTTATAGCCCTGGACGATGGACAACTCGTAGATCATGTAGACCGTGAGCACCAGAAAGATCGGGGCAAAGGCCCGGTGCAGGAGCACCCTGTCGATTTTTTCGGAAAAGCGCACCGTGTCCGCCCTGGTCACCTCCACGCACTGCTCCACCAGGGAGGCGGCCAAGCGGTCTCGACACGTGACTATATAGTCCGCCGGGGTGATGTCCATCTTCCCCTGAAACACGGCGGTGGCCGCGGATACCGCGTCCATTACGGCATCAGCCCGAGCATGGTGTCGTCGCAACAGCTTCAAGGCCTCGGAGTCGCCCTCCAGGAGCTTGACCGCCATCCAACGCAAGGGGACGGCCTTGACCAGATTTTCCGATTCCAGCAGCTGCTCGTGGACAGAGGCAATGTGTTCTTCCAACTCTTCGTAAATGATCCGCAAACCATGCTGATCCTGGAATCCTTCATCCTCCCCCCGTTCCTCACGAGCCGCGCGGCGCAGGGCCTGGCGCAGTTCCAGCTTCCCCCGGCCCTTGCGGCCCACAGTGGGCACGACCTCGATGCCCAATAGCCGACCCAGCTTTTCGTGATCGATCTTACGCCCTTGGGCCGTGGCCACGTCCACCATGTTCAGAGCCATGACCACGGGAAACGACATTTCCAGAATCTGGAAGGTGAAGTACAGCCCCCGGCGCAGACTGGAGGCGTCGATGACGTTGAGGATGGCGTCGGGTCGTTCCCGCAACAAAAAATCCCTTGCCACCCGCTCTTCCAGGGAAAAGGAGGTCAGACTGTAGGTCCCGGGCAGGTCCACGACCTCCACCCGACCCAGTTCGTCACGATAATTGCCGGTCTTCTTGTCCACGGTCACGCCGGGGTAGTTGGCGATATGCTGGTTCGCCCCGGTGAGCATGTTGAAGATGGTCGACTTGCCGGCGTTTTGCTGACCGGCCAGTCCGATCATGATGTTTTTCTTGGCGGGTGACATGCTATCCTTCAGAAGATCGTGCATTTCCCAAAAGACCACGGGTGGCCGTCTCTATCAGGAAACTATTTGGAATGGCGTAAAAATCTCAGTAAGTACCAAAGTGATTTTCAAGATCAACTCAACACCAGGATACTCGACATAGTCCTGCACATAACGTGAGCGAGCCCGACTAGGCCGCCCGCACGTCGATCAAATCCGCCTCCCGCTTGCGTAGTGTGACATAGTAATCGCCGACGCGCAGCTCCAGTGGGTCGCCCAGCGTGGCGCAACGGACCATTTCAATCTCGGCGTTGGGAACAAAGCCCAGGTCCAGCAGGCGCTGCCGGATGGCCCCGTGGGCCCTGTGTCGTCGGATGCGGCATCGGCACCCGTTGGCCACGTTGGTCAGGGTCTGATCCTCCCCATTGCCGCCCTGCGTGGTATGCGCACAGGAAGGGCACTCTTGGACCGGCATGGCTTTTTGTTTCCGGAAACGATGCAACATGGCTTCATTCTCCTTGTTTGTTGAGGACGCTCACGAAGATTCCAACCCATGGCCCACAAAACCTCAATGAGGCTAAGTCAGTGGCGCTGGATGCTGAATAACTACTGATAAGCAGTTTCAATGTCAACCCCGCAACCTGCTTTCGCCGCACCAGGGACTTCATTTCCATATCCGATCAAAAATGGGAGGGCGGAGTCTGAACGTTACCCTGCCCCTGGATTTCCGCTTTCGCGAAAACCCTAACCAAACTTGCCACAAATCTTCCAATCGTGCTCAGCGAAGCGGTGCTCGCAGCGCTCCGCGCAGCCCCACGGCCAGCCAGTCCAGAACCAAGGTTGGGGCGACCTGTGCTCGCAGGGCCTGCTCGGCCTCGTCCAGGTGCAGGTCAACGGCCCGCCAGGCTGCGGGGCTCCCTTGTTCGCGGAACACCCGAGCCAGAGACGAATCCGGTCGGCCCTGGCAGGCCCGGATCAGACCCCGGCGGCAGGTGTGGACCATATGAAAGGCCAGCGGTCGGTCCACCTGGCCCTTGATCAGGGTCCGGCCGAACCAGCCCCGGCCGGTCGTCAGGAATCGGGCCAGGGCTTCGCCCCATTCCGTATCCGGCCCTCCTTCCCGTTCCTGAATCCCGTCCAGGTCCCAGGACAGGGTCGCCACCCAGCTTCTGGAGACCAGGGTGCGCAACAGGCGCTCCCGTTGAGGGGCCAGCAGGACGTAGGCGTTGCGGGTTTCGGTGTCCTCCATGGACTTGAGCAGGGCGTTGGCCGCCTCTTCTGTCAATTCCTGGGCCTCGCCCAGAGCCACCACCCGGCGCTTCGCGTCCCGGGGCGCCTGACCCAACAGGCCGCGCAGCTCCCGGACCGTATCGATGCCGATCCGCCCTTCCCTGCCGTCCAGATAGATCAGATCCAGAAACACGCCGTCCCGAATCCGGCTGCACGCGGGGCAATGCTCACAGGGCCTCGGGCCGTCGACAGGGAGCGAGGCGTCCGGACCAGGAAGTTCGGGGCCGTCGGGCGAATCGAAAGGAGAGTCGTTGAGAGAAGGAGGGAGGAGGGAGGGAGCCGGAAGCGCCGTACAGTTGAGCAGGGCCGTCCAATAGAGAGCGAGCTTTTCGCGCTCTTCGGCGGTTCCGCCCTCCAGGAGAAGCACACGGGGGGTGCGGGAAAGCAGGCGGGCCAGGATGCCTACCACTCGCTCCTGGCCCGGAATCCGGTACATGTCCGGCACGACCCGCGGGGCCCATTCCTGGGCCTCGTCCTGGGTCTGCTTTTTGGTTTGGCCCTTGGTCCGGGCCTGGGAGGCCGCCTTGGCCATAAACAGCCTCCGTTACGTGCAACGTTCGAAGGTCTGCTGGCGATCCGGCCCCACGGAGACGATGGACACCGGAACCCCGAGTTCCTGTTCCAGCCGCAGGATGTAGGCTCGCGCGGCATCCGGAAGGTCATCCCAGGCCGCGACCTTGCCGATGTCCTCGGACCAGCCCGGTACGTCCACATAAATGGGCTTCACCGCTGCCAGCAGCCCTTCGCCCTGGGGAGGATACGCCAGTTCCCGGCCATTCAGCTCGTACCCGACGCAGATCCGGATTTGGTCCAGGCCGCTGAGCACGTCCAGCTTGGTCAGGACGATCTCCGACACACCGTTCAAGCGGATGGATTCGCGCAGCAAGGGCAGATCCAGCCAGCCGCAGCGTCGTTTGCGGCCCGTGGTCGCGCCGAACTCGCCGCCCTGTCGCTGCAAATGATCGCCCACGGAGTCGAAGAGTTCCGTGGGAAAGGGGCCGGAGCCGACCCGGGTGGTGTAGGCCTTGACGATGCCCATGACCGTGCCCAGCAGCCTCGGCGAGCACCCCGCTCCGGCGGCCACGTTGCCGGCCACGGTGTTGGAGGAGGTTACGAAGGGATAGGTACCGTGATCAATGTCCAGGTGGGTCCCCTGGGCGCCCTCGAAGAGCACGCCGCGCCCGTCCGCGACGGCCTGGGCGATGCGCTCCGAAACGTCCCCAACATGAGCCGTCAGCCGTTTGCCGGACTCCAGAACCTCTTCCAGCACAGCGTCCACGTCCATGGCCTGAGCCCTGTAATAATGGGTGAACAAGGCGTTCTTTTCAGCAAGGGCCTGAACGATCTTACTCCGCACCAAATCCGGCGCGTGGAAGTCCCCGACCCGGACACCCACCCGGGCCGCCTTATCCTCGTAGCACGGTCCGATGCCCCTGCCCGTGGTGCCGATCTTTTCGCCGGTGCGCTTCTCCTCGCGGAGTTTGTCCAGAACCTTGTGGTAGGGCATGATCACATGGGTCTTGGGACTAATTAGAATCCGCTCCGGACCCACGTCCAGTCCGCGGTCGGCCAGGGCGTCCAGTTCTTGGCAAAAGACCTCCGGGTCCAGCACCACGCCGTTGCCGATCAGGCAGACCTTGCCGGGGTGCAATATTCCCGAGGGAATCAGATGCAGGATGAAGGTCTTATCGCCGACGACCAGGGTGTGACCAGCGTTGTTTCCGCCCTGAAACCGGACGATCAGGTCCGCCCGTTCCGTCAGCAAATCAACGATCTTACCCTTGCCTTCATCACCCCATTGGGTGCCCACCACGACGATGTTTGACATGAACCGCTCCTTGAAAGTATATCTTAGCGTTTGCGCAAGACGACCCATCTCCCTAAAAAAGGCCGTCCGCAAAGTCAATGCACGTCATGAAGTTTTCTGCTGTCTTCCGCTTTTCCACGACATGCGGCGTTCCGACGCCTTCTTGCTCCGGCGCGGCCCACGCCGCTCGGCTCACTCTCTCGCAATGAAACGAATCCACTATCTCTTGCTTATCAGACATTGGCGTCTTTTAGTCTTTCTCCTGGTGTTCGCTCAGTTGGTCCTGGTGAACAAACTGCTCTGGGACGCCCACCCTCCCGGTTTGATCAAGCCGGTGGTCCGTGTGTTGGCTCCAGAGTCCGAATTGGTCCACTCCCGAATTTCGCCTTACGGCCCGGGGCTGGAGCGGGAACTGGTGGAACTGTTCGCCGAGCAGGCCGGGGTGCATCCGATCTGGCTGCACATGGACGGCCCCGGAGCCGCCTGGGACGAACTGCGCCATCACCGGGCCGACTTGCTGGTCGGTGTCGGATACGCACCGTCCCGGCCCTTCCTGGACTCCCTGGTGACCCCTGTAGCCTCCGGGCCCATCTACGCCCGCCATCCCGTGGGGGTGGTCCATCAGCGTCGCCACCACCCTCCCCAGGACCCGTCGGACCTCTGCCGCCGCAAGGTCTTGCTCCCGGAAAACCCGCTCCTGCGCCTGACCTTCCTCCAGTTGCTGGACGACGTAGACCGGAACGGCCTGAGCCTGGACGATACGACTTGCTCCGAGGCCCCACTGCTGACCAAGGAAGCATCGCTTCCGGTGCAGCTCGCGGCCATGGTCGAAACCGAGGCCCGCTTCACCCTCGTGGACACCGGGCGTTTCTCTCTTTGGGGGCCGTTCTACGCCGACTTCCAACTGGCCCACAGCCTGGAAACGACTCTGGAATACCGCTGGTTCTGGCGCGACGACCGCAACCTGCTCGCCCCCAAGCTGACCGAGTTCTGGAATAATATGATCCAGGACAATGAGCTGGAGCGGATTCAGGATAAATATCTCGGATTCCTTCCGGAAAGCAGCGACCGCTTCGCCCTGCTGCACCTGCTGGAAACCCTCCAGCGCGAACTGCCCCGGCACGGCAAGACCATCCTCAAGGCGGCCCAGCGTTACGAAATCGACCCCCTGCTGCTCATCGCCCTGATCTATCACGAATCCCGGTTCGACTCCGAGGCGGTCAGCCGCACCGGGGTGCGCGGAATCATGCAGATCACCCAGGTCACGGCCAGGGAACTCGGCCTGGACGACCCCATGAATCCTACCAAAAGCATCCTGGCCGGAGCGCGGTATCTGCGCCAAATATGGAACCGACTGGACCATCCGGACCTTTCCGAGTGGGATCGCTGGTTCCTAGCCTTGTCCGCCTACAACCAGGGTCTCGGACATACCTGGGACGCCATGGCCCTGGCCGGAAGCCTCGGGCTGAAGGAAACGAGTTGGAACGACGTGAAACGCGTCTTTCCCCTGCTCAGCCAGCGCGACTATTACAGCAAGGCGCGCCACGGCTACACC contains these protein-coding regions:
- a CDS encoding HMA2 domain-containing protein, with translation MQLSDLAGLRHYLTIKHHIPGRIRLFFSPALVSRPEVRELTASHSELPPGVLSVRVNVMALSVIIEYDPERVAPALLNELFTGNEDRVVDVLRELHERLTV
- a CDS encoding HMA2 domain-containing protein, which encodes MYVSSIPGRLRIRTEDQTALHRLTESVAKLGGVFDVQHNPRTGSLLIHYMDDPKVEAALHKALKKVPGSDAALEPKSTPKASNKAANMTIAKRGMLSSLGLAMLFALIDREDGHIFTGAMFLGFLSYHLYGYRKRVLA
- a CDS encoding DUF6110 family protein encodes the protein MNEMMRSGLWLLAGVVIGAAGASLMARQDSPLRGAVVGTLAQGLAVKDKMMTSLEKAKENVEDLVAEAKQAKPVAVAQEKSK
- a CDS encoding heavy metal translocating P-type ATPase codes for the protein MGRPPKRLLVVLVHALPGRFRLRLDHVPDQATMDMIQRGLIGHHGVRETRISSRTGSILVFHDESVALERLLSLFLDQGLALRELSETPQPSSARSAMDMTAEDAPDQPSFLRTLAFPGLLLRPFLPPWVRLIMAARRALPFLLKGLASLLRGRLNIDVLDGLAIGISLARRDLRSVMIITTLLSLGEFLEQWTRKRSRDQLAQDLLHLPPTVWVKNGDQMEERPLEKVRAGDLVVVQAGSRIAVDGVVVEGEAMVNQASLTGEPLAVAKGLGISVFAGTAVEEGTIVIRADQVGDATRVHKIVKILEQSERLKAGLQARAEQWADRVVPLTLGLSLLTWFLTRNLNRAVSVLLVDFSCAIKLSTPLTMLAAMREASTKGVLIKGGRFLEKLDQADTYVFDKTGTLTEAHPQGLEVIPFNGHEAREVLRVAACLEEHFPHPLARAVVTMADREGLSHKEEHAELEYILAHGIASKLKGQRVLVGSRHFLQEHGKIDLARAADAVARAAEQGCSVLYVGMGQDLAGVILLEDPVRRDAGLFLQLLRQGGVKRVLMLTGDGEESAASVSRRLNIDEFHSQLLPEDKVRIVQDLRSSGHVVAMVGDGINDTPALSAADVGVSMKSGADIAHEVCDVLLTNADLDGILTARAISSRAMSRLRWNYSAAVGINGALVLLGLAGRISPAVSALVHNLATILVTVNSLRPYDDGMR
- the feoB gene encoding ferrous iron transport protein B, yielding MSPAKKNIMIGLAGQQNAGKSTIFNMLTGANQHIANYPGVTVDKKTGNYRDELGRVEVVDLPGTYSLTSFSLEERVARDFLLRERPDAILNVIDASSLRRGLYFTFQILEMSFPVVMALNMVDVATAQGRKIDHEKLGRLLGIEVVPTVGRKGRGKLELRQALRRAAREERGEDEGFQDQHGLRIIYEELEEHIASVHEQLLESENLVKAVPLRWMAVKLLEGDSEALKLLRRHHARADAVMDAVSAATAVFQGKMDITPADYIVTCRDRLAASLVEQCVEVTRADTVRFSEKIDRVLLHRAFAPIFLVLTVYMIYELSIVQGYKLTFLTWPALAWVRTVVAGLLPDPGLLHDTILRSMSLWMVDSVNTLLNYVPIFLILFALIAILEDSGYMARIAFILDRVFQSFGLHGQSTLPFILGGVFTGGCAVPGIMATKGIPDERSRLATILTVPYMNCLAKIPLYTLLVSIYFAAYKSYLMLFISTITIIMAMIIAKLLTSTILRGRETAPFVMEMPNYHMPTLMGVLRRAVDRTWVYIKKVGTIVVAVAVVVYVLLQFPGLPEERMSYFDARMDEAIATFRGNIQETPYAEILADDQAVLNLLNIANTYREAKLAASTQEASSAVDDRYEALHPEIFPLLRPRDADARTISRHLRGLSSERSNLRTAIREETIVYSYFGTVGRALEPVTQYAGFDWKINVALISSFAARESSVATLGVLFQEGADESLSLEERMERSGEATGFTPLHAFALILFFALYPPCLATTIMVKVQTGSYKWMFFSIIFPTVFGLAVASGVFTISTWLGLSGIQAMVGFYFLALGTAIGLSFLPDPAWKEPKAALTRAKEV
- a CDS encoding DUF4198 domain-containing protein, with the protein product MKRGLLLAGLLTLFLSAPALAHFQMLYTPESALNQGGEMSMKLVFTHPFEGDHIMDMDPVQEFYMVHQRGEEGEPQKTDLKEYLSEITWKGLGDAAGKAFDATLPARVVRSMGDYVFVLVPTPYYEKADEGYIQQFTKMIMNVGGMPGNWHEPLGLPAEIVPRNKPYANWTGGVFTGVVMSNGEPVPNIEVEIEYLNVDVDMAGNAFVGEPKIEAPHPAFETMTVLANDKGEFTIGLPKAGWWGIAVPDVVELEHEGKELVQEAVLWIQVTDIP
- a CDS encoding ferrous iron transport protein A; its protein translation is MLHRFRKQKAMPVQECPSCAHTTQGGNGEDQTLTNVANGCRCRIRRHRAHGAIRQRLLDLGFVPNAEIEMVRCATLGDPLELRVGDYYVTLRKREADLIDVRAA